The following is a genomic window from Paenibacillus thiaminolyticus.
TTCAGCCAAATGAATGGATGTATTATTGCCGTGACCGACCCCTAATAATAATATCCACCCATCAAGTTCATACAGACGAGCGATCGGCGATTGCTCGCCCAAGCCGTACGCCAGACTATGATTAGCTGTAATATACACTCGGTTGGCGCCCCAGGCAGCGAAGGAAAGCTGAGGATGACTGCTTCGGATGACGCCTCTTTGCTTGCGGAACACCTCCGGTATAGTCCCCATGTCCCAGCAAGGAGTAAAATCATGATCAAAAGCAGGCATTTGCTCCCGAATATCCTTCCACCAAGATTCTCGCACAGGCGGATTGCACCATGTCGAGGGATCAGACAAGTCCGGCGTGTGCGTTGGCATGACAAGCGTTCCTTGTTCTCCCAACTGTTCCTCTAAAGCAAATATGACTGACATGGCTCCTCCTACCATCCAACCGCCTAAGGATTTCATAGAGGAATGAAGAATCAAATTCATTCCTGATTGTACGCCCAGTTTCTCAAAGTCATTTTTCAATAGGGACGGTGTAATTAAATCTCCGCTGATTACTTCCATATGTTCATTCCGCCTTATCTTATGTCGTCATGTTCAAAACGAGCCATCATCCGTCTTATTCCCCTGCTCACATTTTGAATGAATATTTAAAACTCTTGAAGCAGATATTTGATTTGTTTAAAGGATTTACGAGGCATTAACTAGTATTTTTTACCGTTTTGAAGATGAAGCATTTCATGTACAGTTATGGTTATGTCCGTATAATAGAAGAAGGAGCGGCCTTTTGCCAGGCCGCTTTTTTGTGCGAGTAATGATAACGACACCCCAGAAGGAGGACGCGATGAATATTCTAGTTGTCGATGACGAACAGAGCATCTTGAACCTCATCCGTCTCAATCTCGAGATTGAAGGCTACACGGTACACACGGCCGCAAGCGGCCAAGCCGCGCACGAACAATGGCAGGCGCAACAGATAGATTTGATTATTCTTGATGTTATGCTTCCCGATACAGATGGTTATCAATTGCTGCGCGAGTTCCGCAACAGCAACTCAGACGTTCCCGTCATCATGCTGACCGCCAAAGGACAAATCAACGACAAGCTGCTGGGACTGCAATTAGGCGCGGATGATTACCTCGTCAAGCCGTTCCACAGCACCGAGCTGCTGCTACGAATCAAGGTTATCGAAAGACGGATGAAAAAACAAGAGCAGACGAACTCCGGATCCGGCATCATGCATTGCGGACCTTTTCATGTCGAACCGGAAAAGCGCGCGATAGTTGTGAACGGACAGGAAATTACGCTAACGTATCGAGAGTATGAGCTGCTTCTGCTGTTATTAACCAATAAGCAGCGCATCTTCACTCGCGATGATCTCCTTATGAAGGTGTGGAAGCTTGATTATCCGGAAAATACGAGAGCAGTCGATATTATGATACAGCGCCTCCGCAAAAAGCTAGGAAAAGAAGGAGAGCGAATCAAAACCATTTACGGCGTCGGATACAAAATAGATTGTTGATTTGCACGGCCATTTTGAACAAGGTGGACAACCCATGACTTTACAGAAACGCTTTCACTTGGCACTTCTTGCCCTATTCATTCCCGTCATGCTTTTTCTCTATATCGTGCTTGATATTTCTTTGCAGAATAATGTTTATCACTCCGCAGTCAATTCGCTGCAAAAGCTAAGCATAGAAGCTCAGATCTACACGATCAACTATGTGGAACGCGAACAACAAGGAAAACCAGACGTCACGCTTCAAAAAGGCGCGCCGCTCATTGCCTCATATCTGTCCAAGCGCATGGGTGTTCGTGTCCAGCTCATTAACGCGCATCATCTTGTCCTAGCTGATACCGAGCGAGGAGCGTTGTCTTATGTGAATCAGGATATGGAACAAGCGATGCTTGGCAATAAGTCCTATATGATTCAAAAGGCCTCTCCTTCTCCCTTGCTGCTGTTCTCTAGCCCAATCTACGTCGACAATCAAGTCATCGGATTAATTCGATTCCTCCAGCCCTTGGAGGAAGAATCGCAGCTGCTCAAGCGAATGAAGGTCACCTTCGCGGTCGCTTGCTTGCTTATTCTCGCTGCCGCCGTGTTGATTGCGAATCGCTTCGCCAAGTCGCTAAGCAAACCGATCGAACAGCTTCGAGATATGGCGAAGAAGCTTGCCAACGGCCATTACGGCAGCCGTATCGAACTAAGCGGTTATGAGGAAATAAGTCAGCTGGCGCATTCCTTGCATGCAATGGCCGATGCAATCGAGCTTCACATCAAGCAGCTAAGCCGGGAGAAGGACAAGCAGCGCGATTTCCTGGATCGAGTCACTCATGAGCTGAAGACGCCTCTGACCGCGATTATGGGATATTCGAACCTAATTCCACGGCTGAAGGATCCGAAGGATGTTCAAGAAAGCCTGCGCCATATTTCCGTGGAAAGCGAGCGCATGCTTACACTTGTCGAGGAACTGCTCAGCCAATCCAAGTATGGTGACAGCCCGTTCTCGGTTTCTCCTACCATATGCGATATCGCGGCGATTGCGGGCGAAGCCGTCTATATCATGCAGCCACGACTCGACAAATACCAGATTCGGCTGTACAACGAGCTAGTAACTACGATGGTTGTCGCAGATCCGGATAAGACGAAGCAGATTTTCCTAAACCTGCTCGATAACGCAATCAAATATAGCGATGCATCCGAACTAGTGATTCAACAGACATCAAGCGATGATGCAGAGCGAATTACGATCCGGGACGATGGAATCGGCATAAGCCATTCACTCATTGCACGGTTCGACAGTTCTTCATCGGACACAGCCCTAACATCGGACGCAGGCAATGGCTTCGGATTGCTCATATGCAAGCAGCTGATGGCCCTGCAAGGAGGAGAAATGTCCATACAATCCAAGGATGGGATCGGAACGACGATCACGCTCCAATTCCGCTCGCCGGCAGCATTGGATACACATCCCCTGCCAACATGCTCGAAATAATACATTTATGAAACAATTACGAAGAGATTATGAAATGATGATTGTTTATGCTGAGCAAGGAGAGTAATGCAGAATGAACAAGCTTATATGGAGTGCCTTTCTTTTTACGGGAATCATTCTATTGCTGTCTGTTGCCGGCTTCTTCCTGAATGAGCAGGTCTATCAGAAGGTCGGCATTATCAACGATAAGCATGAAGTATTGCGAAAAGTAAGCGATTCCCTTCCTGTTCAAGCAACAATTTCTCATCAGAAATGGGGATCTTTGCATGTCAATGACGAGGTAAGTCTGCACGCGTTCGTATCCTATGTGGATCGGATCAAGCAGGAGTATGAA
Proteins encoded in this region:
- a CDS encoding aminoglycoside N(3)-acetyltransferase translates to MEVISGDLITPSLLKNDFEKLGVQSGMNLILHSSMKSLGGWMVGGAMSVIFALEEQLGEQGTLVMPTHTPDLSDPSTWCNPPVRESWWKDIREQMPAFDHDFTPCWDMGTIPEVFRKQRGVIRSSHPQLSFAAWGANRVYITANHSLAYGLGEQSPIARLYELDGWILLLGVGHGNNTSIHLAEYRANYERKKEMIAKAPIMQGNKKAWVEYTEVDLDSSDFDAIGADFARDTNHVRVGKVANATALLLPVRDIVDYATIWMEKHRTLSDSDS
- a CDS encoding response regulator transcription factor, whose protein sequence is MNILVVDDEQSILNLIRLNLEIEGYTVHTAASGQAAHEQWQAQQIDLIILDVMLPDTDGYQLLREFRNSNSDVPVIMLTAKGQINDKLLGLQLGADDYLVKPFHSTELLLRIKVIERRMKKQEQTNSGSGIMHCGPFHVEPEKRAIVVNGQEITLTYREYELLLLLLTNKQRIFTRDDLLMKVWKLDYPENTRAVDIMIQRLRKKLGKEGERIKTIYGVGYKIDC
- a CDS encoding sensor histidine kinase, producing the protein MTLQKRFHLALLALFIPVMLFLYIVLDISLQNNVYHSAVNSLQKLSIEAQIYTINYVEREQQGKPDVTLQKGAPLIASYLSKRMGVRVQLINAHHLVLADTERGALSYVNQDMEQAMLGNKSYMIQKASPSPLLLFSSPIYVDNQVIGLIRFLQPLEEESQLLKRMKVTFAVACLLILAAAVLIANRFAKSLSKPIEQLRDMAKKLANGHYGSRIELSGYEEISQLAHSLHAMADAIELHIKQLSREKDKQRDFLDRVTHELKTPLTAIMGYSNLIPRLKDPKDVQESLRHISVESERMLTLVEELLSQSKYGDSPFSVSPTICDIAAIAGEAVYIMQPRLDKYQIRLYNELVTTMVVADPDKTKQIFLNLLDNAIKYSDASELVIQQTSSDDAERITIRDDGIGISHSLIARFDSSSSDTALTSDAGNGFGLLICKQLMALQGGEMSIQSKDGIGTTITLQFRSPAALDTHPLPTCSK